In Microbacterium esteraromaticum, the following proteins share a genomic window:
- a CDS encoding glycosyltransferase family 4 protein translates to MPRTSDGDGSDAKASPRRVALIASSFAPHVGGVEEHVGQIARQLHARGHTVEVWTVDRGVRPDAPFAAHDGSEITVRYLPTPLPARSVAAMLRFGLRVAPAWMRWARAHRGFAPEVLHVQCFGPNGIYAERLHRRFGTPLIVSSHGETLGDDHGIYARSALLRARLRTAIAAAAAVTAPSRFALDDLKAHHGLDSAGEIVANGVDLDVVPDALPVSDQPYLYAVGRLGLPKGFDLLIDAYARSGLSRIPLIIGGEGPERDALQRRIDEAGLDERVRLIGRQSPQQVATGMAGALAVIVPSRFESFGIVALEAWRAGTALIMTSRGGAVDFVRHEQNGLLVDPTDVDELAAALIRIVSDDELRVTIARAGHEDVDAFTWARAAEAYERIYDRLR, encoded by the coding sequence ATGCCAAGAACAAGTGACGGCGACGGCAGTGACGCGAAAGCGTCGCCGCGCCGCGTCGCGCTGATCGCCTCGTCGTTCGCGCCCCACGTCGGCGGCGTCGAAGAGCACGTCGGCCAGATTGCGAGGCAGCTGCATGCACGCGGTCACACCGTCGAGGTGTGGACGGTCGACCGCGGCGTGCGTCCGGATGCGCCGTTCGCCGCCCATGACGGCAGCGAGATCACCGTGCGCTACCTGCCGACGCCGCTGCCCGCGCGGTCCGTTGCGGCCATGCTGCGCTTCGGCTTGCGCGTCGCACCGGCATGGATGCGGTGGGCGCGGGCCCATCGCGGCTTCGCCCCCGAGGTGCTGCACGTGCAGTGCTTCGGCCCGAACGGCATCTACGCCGAGCGGCTGCATCGTCGCTTCGGAACCCCGCTCATCGTCAGCTCGCACGGTGAGACCCTGGGTGACGACCACGGCATCTATGCCCGTTCCGCACTGCTGCGCGCCCGGCTGCGCACGGCTATCGCCGCTGCCGCCGCCGTCACCGCCCCGAGCCGGTTCGCCCTCGACGATCTGAAGGCGCATCACGGTCTCGACTCGGCGGGCGAGATCGTCGCGAACGGCGTCGATCTGGATGTGGTTCCGGATGCCCTCCCGGTCTCGGATCAGCCCTACCTGTACGCGGTGGGGCGCCTCGGGCTGCCCAAGGGCTTCGACCTGCTGATCGACGCCTACGCGCGATCGGGCCTCTCACGCATTCCGCTCATCATCGGCGGCGAAGGACCCGAGCGCGATGCCCTGCAGCGGCGGATCGATGAGGCCGGACTCGACGAGCGCGTGCGTCTGATCGGAAGGCAGTCGCCGCAGCAGGTCGCCACAGGCATGGCCGGAGCGCTCGCCGTGATCGTGCCGTCGCGGTTCGAATCGTTCGGGATCGTGGCACTCGAGGCGTGGCGCGCGGGCACCGCACTGATCATGACCTCGCGCGGCGGGGCCGTCGACTTCGTGCGGCATGAGCAGAACGGCCTGCTCGTCGATCCGACAGACGTCGACGAGCTGGCTGCGGCGCTCATCCGCATCGTCTCGGACGATGAGCTGAGGGTGACGATCGCCCGCGCCGGCCACGAAGACGTCGACGCCTTCACCTGGGCACGCGCCGCCGAGGCCTATGAGCGCATCTACGATCGACTGCGGTGA
- a CDS encoding polysaccharide biosynthesis tyrosine autokinase: MELRDYANALRRHWLGIVLLTVLGLAASYGWSAIQTPVYHADASGVVRVRTAPGEVITPGANETLSNAKVPTYLEMASWRSVAEKAAETLNLPDKPESLVQRVTVDNPPGTPILKVTAAASTPEAARDLAEAWVNGLTETIEEREGTGAVNSAPFTVELAESSALPSAPSFPDKRMALLVGGVLGLGMGIAFALVRAVSDRRVRSTDNVEQRLGSSVVGTLPAAEEVQGGHRLLTEDQTGTKSSYAMREALRVIRTNLQFMDVDNPPRIIVVSSAVPGEGKSTVAANLAATLAANGAPVVLVDGDLRRPTVASTTGVEAPAGLTDVLAGRVALGDVLQSTPHAQSLAVLTAGTIPPNPSEVLGSARMKSVLDELAEHATVIVDAPPLLAVTDGAVLAHQADGVLLVISVGKTTYDLVEKAKEALNKVHGRVLGVVLNRAPLTGAESSVYTYEYTPAKESRRRARRAKQAAAASAATPRPVDPVTPEPTAHEADDTRISENPETASPATEDFDELLRGATVEVRPRRAPRNAKNK; encoded by the coding sequence ATGGAACTCCGTGACTACGCGAACGCGCTGAGGCGGCACTGGCTCGGAATCGTCCTGCTGACCGTTCTGGGACTCGCGGCGAGCTACGGCTGGTCGGCGATTCAGACGCCGGTGTATCACGCAGATGCCAGCGGCGTCGTGAGGGTGCGCACGGCGCCAGGCGAGGTGATCACGCCGGGTGCCAACGAGACGCTGTCGAATGCCAAGGTGCCGACGTATCTCGAGATGGCGAGCTGGCGCAGCGTCGCCGAGAAGGCGGCCGAGACGCTCAACCTCCCCGACAAGCCCGAGAGCCTCGTGCAGCGTGTCACCGTCGACAACCCTCCCGGCACGCCGATCCTGAAGGTGACCGCGGCTGCATCCACCCCCGAGGCCGCGCGCGATCTCGCCGAGGCGTGGGTCAACGGTCTCACCGAGACGATCGAGGAGCGCGAGGGCACGGGCGCCGTGAACTCCGCCCCGTTCACGGTCGAGCTCGCCGAATCGTCGGCACTGCCCTCGGCACCCTCGTTCCCCGACAAGCGGATGGCTCTGCTCGTCGGAGGCGTGCTCGGTCTCGGCATGGGCATCGCCTTCGCGCTCGTTCGTGCAGTCTCCGACCGGCGCGTGCGCTCCACTGACAACGTCGAGCAGCGTCTCGGCAGCTCGGTCGTGGGCACCCTGCCGGCTGCTGAGGAGGTGCAGGGCGGCCACCGCCTGCTGACAGAGGACCAGACCGGCACGAAGTCGAGTTACGCGATGCGTGAAGCGCTGCGCGTGATACGAACGAACCTGCAGTTCATGGACGTCGACAACCCGCCCCGCATCATCGTCGTCAGCAGCGCGGTACCCGGCGAAGGCAAGTCAACGGTCGCAGCGAACCTCGCCGCCACCCTCGCCGCCAACGGCGCCCCCGTGGTGCTGGTCGACGGCGACCTGCGCCGGCCGACGGTCGCGAGCACCACGGGGGTCGAGGCTCCAGCCGGCCTCACCGATGTGCTCGCCGGTCGCGTGGCGCTGGGCGATGTGCTGCAGTCCACCCCGCATGCGCAGAGCCTGGCCGTGCTCACGGCGGGCACGATTCCGCCCAACCCGAGCGAGGTGCTCGGTTCGGCGCGCATGAAGTCGGTGCTCGACGAGCTCGCGGAACATGCGACGGTGATCGTCGACGCCCCGCCGCTGCTCGCGGTGACCGACGGCGCAGTGCTGGCGCATCAGGCCGACGGGGTTCTGCTCGTCATCTCGGTGGGCAAGACCACCTACGACCTCGTCGAGAAGGCGAAGGAAGCGCTGAACAAGGTGCACGGCCGGGTGCTGGGCGTCGTGCTGAACCGAGCGCCGCTGACCGGTGCCGAGTCGTCGGTGTACACCTACGAGTACACGCCCGCAAAGGAATCGAGGCGACGCGCCCGGCGGGCGAAGCAGGCGGCAGCGGCGTCCGCCGCCACCCCGCGCCCCGTGGATCCCGTGACGCCGGAGCCCACCGCGCACGAGGCCGATGACACCCGCATCTCCGAGAACCCCGAGACGGCGTCGCCCGCAACCGAGGACTTCGACGAGCTGCTGCGCGGCGCGACCGTCGAGGTGCGGCCGCGCCGGGCACCGCGCAATGCCAAGAACAAGTGA
- a CDS encoding glycosyltransferase family 4 protein: MHRLSIATIATANPMGAQAYVRQISDRAADALAAISPIPWAVREVAIRSLRSPLPGERRLPIGRVAKAPAAVRRMLGAAVFAGDTLTHRMALELPPGRHDVVTLHDVVAWRFPDESAPVPAAAEELRRAAAVICVSEYTAQEAADLLGVRDPIVVHNGVDPRYFDPAPLVVGDRAALRLEGPYVLHAGGAAQRKNLEGLAEAWPTVHHRRPNLTLALAGPDHPRRTALFEGMPGVRMLGRLPDEVMPGLVAGASAVVVPSLVEGFGLPVLEAMAARVPAVVADTSSLTEVADGHAIMVGVDGASIAAGILDATDDGAQLDGLVRGARAHAAQFTWERSAEGHARVWQRLGG; encoded by the coding sequence ATGCACCGCCTGAGCATTGCGACGATCGCGACCGCCAACCCGATGGGCGCTCAGGCGTACGTGCGTCAGATCTCTGACCGGGCAGCGGATGCTCTGGCCGCGATCTCGCCGATTCCGTGGGCCGTGCGCGAGGTGGCGATCCGGTCGCTGCGCTCGCCCCTTCCCGGCGAGCGGCGCCTGCCGATCGGCAGGGTGGCGAAGGCGCCGGCAGCCGTGCGCCGGATGCTGGGGGCCGCTGTCTTCGCCGGCGACACTCTCACGCATCGCATGGCGCTGGAGCTGCCGCCTGGGCGACACGACGTGGTGACGCTGCACGACGTGGTCGCCTGGCGCTTTCCCGACGAGTCGGCTCCGGTTCCCGCCGCCGCAGAGGAGCTGCGTCGGGCTGCCGCAGTCATCTGCGTGTCGGAGTACACCGCGCAGGAGGCCGCGGATCTGCTGGGGGTTCGCGACCCGATCGTCGTGCACAACGGGGTCGACCCGCGCTACTTCGATCCGGCCCCGCTCGTCGTCGGTGATCGCGCTGCGCTGCGACTCGAGGGCCCCTACGTGCTTCACGCCGGCGGCGCGGCGCAGCGCAAGAATCTCGAGGGCCTCGCGGAGGCGTGGCCGACCGTGCATCACCGTCGCCCGAACCTCACCCTCGCATTGGCGGGGCCGGATCACCCCCGGCGGACGGCCCTGTTCGAGGGGATGCCGGGCGTTCGTATGCTCGGTCGCCTGCCGGACGAGGTCATGCCTGGCCTTGTGGCAGGTGCGAGCGCGGTGGTCGTGCCGTCGCTCGTCGAGGGCTTCGGGCTGCCGGTGCTCGAGGCGATGGCGGCGCGTGTGCCGGCGGTGGTGGCTGACACGAGCAGCCTGACCGAGGTGGCCGACGGGCACGCGATCATGGTCGGTGTCGACGGCGCGTCGATCGCGGCGGGCATCCTCGACGCGACAGACGACGGGGCGCAGCTCGACGGCCTGGTGCGCGGGGCCCGCGCGCATGCCGCCCAGTTCACGTGGGAGCGCAGCGCCGAGGGGCATGCCCGCGTGTGGCAGCGTCTCGGCGGCTGA